The following proteins are co-located in the Eublepharis macularius isolate TG4126 chromosome 5, MPM_Emac_v1.0, whole genome shotgun sequence genome:
- the BYSL gene encoding bystin: MPKVKRARGAGGGAEASVSLADQIIQGDLVKPITRVKARGKGRRRGGEEEEDEYVDEKLSRRILEQARIQQEELEAEHGTGREESKKKKTTVLGPVSKDGNSDTEDDEWPSLEKAATMEKGDNCEEVTVNMEDEKAIEMFMNKNPPLRRTLADIIMEKITEKQTEVETVMSEISGRPMPQLDPRVLEVYKGVREVLSKYRSGKLPKAFKIIPALSNWEQILYITEPETWTAAAMYQATRIFSSNLKEKMAQRFYNLVLLPRIRDDIVEYKRLNFHLYMALKKALFKPGAWFKGILIPLCESGTCTLREAIIVGSVLTQCSIPVLHSGAAMLKIAEMEYSGANSIFLRLLIDKKYALPFRVVDALVFHFLAFRTEQRTLPVLWHQCLLTFAQRYKEDLSSEQKEGLLELLKFQSHPQISPEIRRELVNSKCRDVEGMQPEAME; the protein is encoded by the exons ATGCCTAAAGTTAAGCGGGCGAGGGGAGCTGGTGGAGGAGCGGAGGCGAGCGTTTCTCTGGCTGATCAGATTATCCAGGGCGATTTAGTGAAGCCCATTACGCGCGTGAAAGCGAGGGGTAAAGGGAGGAGGCGTGGcggtgaggaagaggaggatgagtaCGTGGATGAGAAGCTCTCCCGGAGGATCCTGGAGCAGGCTCGGATCCAGCAAGAGGAGCTGGAGGCCGAACACGGCACTGGCAGggaagagtcaaagaaaaagaaaacaactgtCCTGG GACCTGTATCAAAGGATGGAAATTCAGATACAGAGGACGATGAGTGGCCATCACTGGAGAAAGCAGCAACTATGGAGAAAGGAGATAATTGTGAGGAGGTGACTGTGAATATGGAGGATGAAAAGGCCATTGAGATGTTCATGAACAAGAACCCACCATTGCG GCGCACCTTAGCAGATATCATCATGGAGAAAATcacagaaaaacagacagaaGTAGAgacagtgatgtcagaaatctcAGGTCGACCCATGCCGCAGCTTGACCCACGTGTCCTAGAGGTCTATAAGGGTGTCAGAGAA GTACTGTCAAAATACAGAAGTGGAAAACTGCCCAAAGCCTTCAAGATTATCCCAGCATTATCCAATTGGGAGCAGATCCTTTATATCACAGAACCAGAGACGTGGACAGCAGCTGCCATGTACCAGGCAACCAG AATATTTTCATCTAACCTCAAAGAGAAAATGGCTCAGAGGTTTTACAACTTGGTGCTACTTCCTCGAATTAGAGATGACATTGTTGAATATAAACGTCTCAATTTCCATCTTTACATGGCATTGAAGAAGGCCTTGTTCAAGCCTGGAGCCTGGTTCAAAG GGATCCTTATCCCCTTGTGTGAGTCAGGAACATGTACGCTGAGGGAAGCCATAATTGTGGGCAGCGTTCTTACCCAGTGCTCCATCCCTGTTCTTCATTCCGG GGCTGCTATGCTAAAGATTGCCGAGATGGAGTACAGCGGTGCCAACAGCATCTTCCTCCGCCTGCTCATTGACAAGAAGTATGCATTGCCCTTCCGTGTTGTAGATGCTCTGGTCTTCCACTTCTTAGCGTTCCGGACAGAACAACGCACCTTGCCTGTTCTGTGGCACCAGTGTCTCCTGACCTTTGCCCAGCGTTACAAAGAAGACCTCTCCTCAGAGCAAAAGGAAGGCCTGTTGGAGCTGCTCAAGTTCCAGAGCCATCCTCAGATCTCTCCAGAGATCCGCAGGGAACTGGTGAATTCGAAGTGTCGGGATGTGGAGGGAATGCAACCAGAGGCAATGGAGTGA